One window of the Chryseobacterium sp. CY350 genome contains the following:
- a CDS encoding energy transducer TonB, whose translation MKKAVLLLGLFFTPFLYCQTSGTKTTVQKSTSPYPDYSFIKTKMNLKDVVTKADTAPEFPGGLKVFKRKYFESIETLDVKIKEKVDTRLYFIVEKNGYVRNVTAVGTNKKHVEAAEVGLRRIFARWKPATINGEPVRYLMYFPLTSKEF comes from the coding sequence ATGAAAAAAGCAGTTTTATTACTTGGCTTATTTTTCACTCCATTCCTGTATTGTCAAACTTCGGGAACTAAAACGACAGTTCAGAAAAGCACATCACCTTACCCGGATTATTCTTTTATAAAGACAAAAATGAATTTGAAAGATGTTGTGACAAAGGCTGACACTGCACCCGAATTTCCTGGCGGACTGAAAGTTTTTAAAAGAAAATATTTTGAAAGTATCGAAACTTTAGATGTAAAGATCAAAGAAAAAGTAGACACCCGATTATATTTTATCGTCGAAAAAAATGGCTATGTAAGAAATGTAACAGCAGTTGGCACCAACAAAAAACATGTCGAAGCGGCTGAGGTTGGTCTGCGAAGAATTTTTGCCCGCTGGAAACCGGCTACTATTAATGGAGAACCTGTTCGTTATTTAATGTATTTTCCTTTGACGAGTAAAGAATTTTAA
- a CDS encoding ribosomal maturation YjgA family protein yields the protein MKFKFNLKYLLLTIFIFLVEVFIATVLKDQFFIRAYLGDVIVVMLLYTFVKSFLTVNNTQLIVGIFVFSCVIEFAQFFNIAEKLGFQRGSLMFIVIVNSFSWIDIICYAVGCFLLFIFTNLKFN from the coding sequence ATGAAATTTAAATTTAACCTGAAATATCTACTGTTAACGATCTTTATTTTCCTTGTTGAAGTTTTTATTGCAACGGTTTTAAAAGATCAATTCTTCATCCGAGCTTATTTGGGAGATGTTATTGTTGTAATGTTGCTGTATACTTTCGTAAAAAGTTTTTTGACGGTAAACAATACACAATTGATTGTTGGGATTTTTGTGTTTTCCTGTGTGATAGAATTCGCACAATTTTTCAATATTGCCGAAAAATTAGGCTTCCAACGAGGAAGCCTAATGTTTATTGTGATCGTAAATTCTTTTTCGTGGATTGATATTATATGTTACGCAGTTGGATGTTTTCTTCTTTTTATTTTTACGAATTTAAAATTTAATTAG
- a CDS encoding YARHG domain-containing protein — MKILKFTLIALFTVGLTSCKKDATTEEKSKDSLTSKKDSVVIPEVHKEFYGIYTGEFSGKEMMHDSEVDEDYEGINTKRLSLKINRITKDSVYGQSIVNGNQRPFRGIFNQNSNSFTLDEPGNDKTDGRFEIKLNNDSLTGKWTAFNKSAVKAATKNLKLIKKEFVYNPNFMVDENSELIDWENPKDFKEKYTDEETGKTETYTQSKNRVASDAVFKINASKQKLTEKDLKNLRKLDMEIIKNSVFARHGYSFKKQTYRNFFEQTDWYIPVSNNVDSELSTMEKENVALLNRFIKYAEDKYDSFGR; from the coding sequence ATGAAAATTTTAAAATTTACTTTAATTGCTCTGTTTACAGTTGGTTTGACAAGCTGTAAAAAAGACGCTACAACAGAAGAAAAGTCTAAAGATAGTTTAACTTCAAAAAAAGATTCCGTCGTCATTCCTGAGGTTCATAAAGAATTTTACGGAATTTATACCGGTGAATTTTCGGGAAAAGAAATGATGCACGACAGCGAAGTAGATGAAGATTATGAAGGCATCAACACCAAAAGACTTTCTCTGAAAATCAACAGAATAACCAAAGACAGCGTCTACGGACAAAGCATTGTAAACGGAAATCAGAGACCTTTCCGCGGAATTTTTAATCAGAATTCAAATTCTTTTACGCTTGATGAACCCGGAAATGACAAGACTGACGGAAGATTTGAAATCAAATTAAACAACGACAGTCTCACCGGAAAATGGACTGCTTTTAATAAATCTGCTGTAAAAGCTGCTACGAAAAATTTAAAGCTGATTAAAAAAGAGTTCGTTTATAATCCCAATTTTATGGTCGATGAAAATTCTGAATTAATTGACTGGGAAAATCCAAAAGATTTTAAAGAAAAATATACCGACGAAGAAACAGGTAAAACAGAAACTTACACACAATCTAAAAACAGAGTCGCTTCTGATGCCGTTTTTAAGATCAATGCGTCAAAACAGAAATTAACCGAAAAAGATTTGAAAAACCTGCGAAAACTGGATATGGAAATCATCAAAAATTCTGTTTTTGCAAGACACGGATATTCTTTTAAAAAACAAACCTACAGAAACTTTTTTGAGCAGACCGATTGGTACATTCCGGTTTCTAATAATGTAGATAGCGAACTTTCTACAATGGAAAAAGAAAATGTGGCTTTGCTGAATCGTTTCATCAAATATGCTGAAGACAAATATGACTCTTTTGGAAGATAA
- a CDS encoding DUF2306 domain-containing protein, translated as MLSINKNISNTIKILLIIGFAYFFWLMLKITLEYIPLDTNVSFLMIKQTEVAERPEYLYFFYTHVYTSIFVLLAGFLAILRKDFGIKNFHKSLGKIYIFLILFLAAPSGIYMGVFANGNILSKISFVILGCVWWLSTFKAYQFARQKKFNKHKQWMWRSFALTVSAITLRMWKVFIVYLFHPNPMDVYQIIAWLGWIPNIILIEYLITKKHI; from the coding sequence ATGCTTTCCATTAATAAAAATATTTCGAACACAATTAAAATCCTTCTTATTATCGGGTTTGCATATTTCTTTTGGTTAATGCTGAAGATCACCTTAGAATACATTCCTTTAGACACTAACGTCAGTTTTTTAATGATCAAACAGACAGAAGTTGCTGAAAGACCAGAATATCTTTACTTTTTTTATACTCACGTTTACACAAGTATTTTTGTTTTATTGGCCGGGTTTTTAGCTATTCTACGAAAAGATTTTGGTATCAAAAACTTTCACAAAAGCTTAGGGAAAATTTATATTTTTCTCATTCTATTTCTGGCCGCGCCGTCAGGAATTTACATGGGAGTATTTGCAAATGGAAATATTCTCTCAAAAATTTCTTTTGTCATTTTAGGCTGTGTATGGTGGCTTTCTACTTTTAAAGCTTACCAATTTGCACGACAGAAAAAATTTAATAAACATAAACAATGGATGTGGCGAAGTTTTGCACTCACAGTTTCTGCAATCACTTTGAGAATGTGGAAAGTTTTTATCGTATATTTATTCCACCCGAATCCGATGGATGTTTATCAGATCATCGCTTGGTTGGGTTGGATTCCCAATATTATTTTAATAGAATATTTAATCACAAAAAAGCACATTTAA